In Cryptomeria japonica chromosome 10, Sugi_1.0, whole genome shotgun sequence, a genomic segment contains:
- the LOC131077471 gene encoding anaphase-promoting complex subunit 4-like — protein MLRSNRPHNVAIVSLSWAEEGQIFSVEPYDMFSYKDLTLGFLPTPPKAPYIPELSSRVFESIEEQDGTDQELVNSSRERFNILCSGDMEGIICFNIFGVFSIGKINIGDLSIHHLKGPETSYRLKDASLFKVALSKDLQQLIVLCYGMRVEGTSDMKLGLHSLLINTSLFQKRNKELFQVALQASNFEKLQDVVLVSLQAMHKQWSDAMHLFKDKFCHLSSLLAVHGLDSNQQDELVNFLCGFTASDALRLFLENYLSEGGVKLLAKRIDSAGKEMRTIIDDSLKPTSNEIAFRIEELKGFSEWGACFQSIG, from the coding sequence ATGTTGAGGAGCAATAGGCCACACAATGTAGCTATTGTATCTCTTAGTTGGGCCGAGGAGGGTCAGATATTCTCGGTTGAACCCTATGATATGTTCTCATATAAAGACTTGACTCTAGGTTTTTTGCCTACACCCCCAAAGGCTCCATACATTCCCGAATTATCTTCTAGAGTTTTTGAATCTATAGAGGAGCAAGATGGTACAGATCAAGAATTGGTAAACTCTTCCAGGGAACGATTCAACATTCTCTGCAGTGGAGATATGGAGGGTATCATTTGCTTTAACATCTTTGGAGTTTTTTCAATTGGAAAGATTAATATTGGGGACCTATCAATTCATCATTTGAAAGGGCCCGAGACTTCATATAGACTCAAGGATGCGTCATTATTCAAGGTGGCActttcaaaagatcttcaacaattaATTGTTCTCTGTTATGGAATGCGGGTTGAGGGGACATCAGATATGAAACTGGGATTGCACAGTCTTCTTATCAACACATCTCTATTCCAGAAAAGGAACAAGGAACTTTTTCAGGTTGCATTGCAAGCGTCAAATTTTGAGAAACTTCAAGATGTTGTACTCGTGTCTTTACAAGCAATGCATAAACAATGGTCAGATGCCATGCACTTGTTTAAGGACAAGTTCTGTCATCTTTCATCTTTGCTTGCAGTTCATGGATTGGATTCAAACCAACAGGATGAACTGGTGAATTTTTTGTGTGGATTTACTGCAAGTGATGCACTGCGCCTGTTTCTAGAAAATTATTTAAGTGAAGGGGGAGTAAAACTATTAGCCAAAAGAATTGATTCTGCTGGCAAGGAGATGCGCACTATTATAGATGATTCTTTGAAGCCAACATCTAATGAAATTGCATTTAGAATTGAGGAGCTGAAAGGATTTTCTGAATGGGGTGCATGCTTTCAAAGTATTGGATAG